In one Lolium rigidum isolate FL_2022 chromosome 3, APGP_CSIRO_Lrig_0.1, whole genome shotgun sequence genomic region, the following are encoded:
- the LOC124695133 gene encoding brefeldin A-inhibited guanine nucleotide-exchange protein 2-like encodes MATAAAPPPLSSPESDPRLVEAFTPFLDKLVKNASWRNKAHSKLSHTAKSILDRLQRPPPATPAAPSTPTSPSTPTSSSWQPGPLRSLSLEDSELLLSPIAAALGSGSAKLAEAALELLHRLIAHSYIHGEADPSADPSAQLLATLLEAACNALHLDDDHIELLLLKTLLSAVTSTSVRLHGDCLLRAVRACYDMYLSSRSAVNQATAKASLVQMLVIVFRRMEADSSTIPVQPIVVAEVIELPETASGGSPTADPNFVQGFISKIIGDIDGALTPLSRTASSAATGAGTAAVPHDGAFETTAAAEEGTNPADLLDSTDKDMLDAKYWEISMYKTALEGRKDELGVEGALVATLDDDADVRIGNKLRRDAFLVFRALCKLSMKTPPKDAPADPLVMRGKILALELLKILLENAGAVFRTSDSLFHETWSSYSLRKRPTVLVKIRQ; translated from the exons ATGGCcaccgcggcggcgccgccgccgctctcctcGCCGGAGTCCGACCCGCGCCTCGTCGAGGCCTTCACCCCCTTCCTCGACAAGCTCGTCAAGAACGCCTCCTGGCGCAACAAGGCGCACTCCAAGCTCTCCCACACCGCCAAGTCCATCCTCGACCGCCTCCAACGCCCCCCGCCCGCCACTCCCGCCGCCCCCTCCACCCCGACCTCCCCCTCCacccccacctcctcctcctggcagcCGGGCCCGCTCCGCAGCCTCTCGCTCGAGGACTCGGAGCTGCTCCTCTCCCCCATCGCCGCCGCGCTCGGCTCCGgcagcgccaagctcgccgaggCCGCGCTCGAGCTGCTCCACCGCCTCATCGCGCACTCCTACATCCACGGCGAGGCCGACCCGTCCGCCGACCCGTCCGCCCAGCTCCTCGCCACGCTCCTCGAGGCCGCCTGCAACGCGCTCCACCTCGACGACGACCACATCGAGCTGCTCCTCCTCAAGACGCTCCTCTCCGCCGTCACCTCCACCTCCGTCCGCCTCCACGGCGACTGCCTGCTCCGCGCCGTGCGCGCCTGCTACGACATGTACCTCTCCAGCCGCAGCGCCGTCAACCAGGCCACCGCCAAGGCCTCCCTCGTGCAGATGCTCGTCATCGTCTTCCGCCGCATGGAGGCCGACTCCTCCACCATCCCCGTGCAGCCCATCGTCGTCGCCGAGGTCATCGAGCTGCCCGAAACCGCTTCAGGCGGATCGCCTACCGCCGACCCCAACTTCGTGCAGGGGTTCATCTCCAAGATCATCGGGGACATTGACGGCGCGCTCACCCCTCTATCCCGCACAGCTTCATCCGCGGCCACGGGGGCAGGCACCGCTGCCGTGCCCCACGACGGTGCTTTTGAGACCACGGCAGCGGCCGAGGAAGGGACCAATCCTGCGGATTTGCTCGATTCCACGGACAAGGACATGCTGGACGCCAAGTACTGGGAGATCAGCATGTACAAGACGGCCCTCGAGGGACGCAAGGACGAGCTTGGCGTGGAGGGGGCCCTGGTGGCCACATTGGACGATGATGCTGATGTTAGGATTGGGAATAAGCTAAGGAGGGATGCTTTCTTGGTTTTCCGGGCATTGTGTAAGCTCTCCATGAAGACGCCACCCAAGGACGCGCCAGCTGATCCACTGGTCATGCGGGGGAAGATCCTTGCTCTTGAACTTCTCAAGATTTTGCTTGAAAATGCTGGGGCTGTCTTCCGTACTAGCGACAG TTTATTCCATGAAACATGGTCTAGTTACAGCTTAAGGAAGAGACCAACTGTTCTTGTAAAGATTAGGCAGTGA